A genomic window from Silene latifolia isolate original U9 population chromosome Y, ASM4854445v1, whole genome shotgun sequence includes:
- the LOC141630959 gene encoding uncharacterized protein LOC141630959, with amino-acid sequence MDFDNTYFLQQLSDALRNVQEMDDRWQPRRFEKVADPFKVNELPEFSGGADPEAYLEWEQKIDRMFDVNDLDYKKRCKYAILKLSKGASLWFEGLKAKRVRSGKGKIDSWESLKRKLRKSHYQSTCPNKRVVTLREAIECRDELLAEEELMGELFNQNDGEEEDELVENYEAPIYDTSLVLRTLQVKTIPTDSEQRNQLFHTKCRVNDKWRSLIIDGVSCTNVASNEMVSKLGLVTTKLPHPYILHWLDDGSSVKVSKQARVGLVMGSYVDKVLCDVIPMDSCHILLGQPWQYDRDVLHRGRSNEHELKDKGKRIVLKPMSPQAVHALGSKPKAKSHAAMLIGERYVERAIDHGEQVYLLVAKENSSANVVLQEHSPIDDLLEEFGDVFPDELLAGLPPIRGIEHQIDLIPGSSLPNKAAYRCNPEERKELQKKIDELMTRGYKDGSWRMCVDRRAVNNITIKYHFPIPKLGDMLDELHGSVIFSNIDLRSGYRQIRMREGDEWKTTSKMKHGFYEWTFMPFCLTNAPSTFMRLMNELMPYLVIIPTLSTLDIRLLGFETLKDFYEEDEDFGELFVDCKSGAKGRLAGHFGVAKTLEVLKERFLCPWMQKVVHNIVGKCVTCQVSKSTFKPGEYTPSPVPTRPWDDISMDFIVSLPRTQRGKDAIMVVVDHFSKMAHLVACHKTDDASNVADLYYREIVRLHAYKHKLSKNKKPWVFEVGDLVWVYLRKEKFPSKRKNKLMPRAEGPYKVVGRVNNNAYKVEIPGDYGVHATFNVGDLSPYLDDDGLAGLRSIPF; translated from the exons ATGGATTTTGACAATACTTACTTTTTGCAGCAACTCAGTGATGCCTTGAGAAACGTGCAAGAAATGGACGATAGGTGGCAACCAAGGCGTTTTGAAAAGGTGGCTGATCCGTTTAAAGTAAACGAACTACCCGAGTTCTCTGGAGGGGCTGATCCCGAGGCCTATTTGGAGTGGGAACAGAAAATAGATCGTATGTTTGATGTCAATGACTTGGATTATAAGAAGAGGTGCAAGTATGCAATTCTGAAATTGAGCAAGGGAGCATCTCTATGGTTTGAAGGGTTGAAAGCCAAGAGGGTACGCTCGGGAAAGGGAAAGATCGATTCTTGGGAGTCTCTGAAACGTAAACTCCGTAAAAG TCATTATCAAAGTACGTGTCCAAATAAACGAGTTGTGACCTTGAGGGAAGCCATTGAGTGTAGAGATGAGTTGTTGGCCGAGGAGGAGCTAATGGGTGAGCTTTTTAACCAAAATGACGGTGAGGAGGAGGATGAGTTAGTAGAGAATTATGAGGCACCGATTTACGACACAAGTCTGGTTTTGCGAACCTTACAAGTAAAGACTATACCTACTGATTCGGAGCAACGAAATCAATTATTCCATACCAAGTGTCGGGTAAATGATAAGTGGCGTAGTCTAATTATTGATGGGGTTAGTTGCACTAATGTAGCCTCTAATGAAATGGTGTCTAAATTGGGTCTTGTGACTACTAAACTCCCACACCCATATATATTACATTGGTTAGATGATGGCAGCAGCGTTAAGGTGTCAAAACAGGCCCGTGTTGGCTTGGTTATGGGTTCTTATGTCGATAAAGTATTGTGTGATGTTATACCCATGGATTCTTGTCATATTTTATTGGGACAACCATGGCAATATGACCGAGATGTGTTGCATAGAGGGAGGAGTAACGAGCATGAGTTGAAAGATAAGGGGAAACGAATTGTGCTTAAGCCCATGTCACCACAAGCTGTCCATGCTTTAGGCTCAAAACCGAAAGCAAAATCCCATGCTGCTATGTTGATTGGAGAACGGTATGTTGAGCGTGCTATCGATCATGGGGAGCAAGTTTATTTACTTGTTGCTAAAGAAAATTCAAGTgctaatgttgttttgcaggaacataGCCCAATTGATGATTTGCTTGAAGAGTTTGGGGACGTGTTTCCCGATGAACTACTTGCTGGTTTGCCTCCTATTCGAGGCATTGAACATCAAATCGACCTTATTCCGGGATCATCTCTCCCAAACAAGGCTGCTTATCGATGTAATCCCGAAGAAAGAAAAGAACTCCAAAAGAAAATTGATGAGTTGATGACTAGGGGTTAT aaagatgggtcatGGCGTATGTGTGTTGATAGACGTGCTGTGAATAACATAACCATCAAATATCACTTTCCAATCCCGAAACTTGGTGATATGCTCGATGAACTTCATGGCTCGGTGATTTTCTCAAACATTGATTTAAGGAGTGGATACCGTCAGATTCGGATGCGTGAGGGTGATGAATGGAAGACGACTTCTAAAATGAAGCATGGATTTTATGAATGGACCTTCATGCCTTTCTGTCTTACTAACGCCCCTAGCACCTTCATGAGATTGATGAATGAG ctgatgccttATCTCGTCATTATACCTACGCTGTCCACGCTTGATATACGTCTTTTGGGGTTCGAAACTTTGAAAGATTTTTATGAAGAGGATGAGGATTTTGGGGAGTTGTTTGTTGATTGCAAATCAGGTGCCAAGG GTAGGTTGGCTGGACATTTTGGGGTTGCTAAGACTTTGGAGGTTTTGAAGGAACGCTTCTTATGTCCATGGATGCAAAAAGTTGTTCACAACATCGTGGGTAAGTGTGTTACTTGCCAAGTATCGAAAAGTACTTTCAAACCGGGTGAATATACTCCATCACCAGTCCCGACTAGACCTTGGGACGATATTTCCATGGACTTTATTGTCTCTTTGCCACGAACTCAACGTGGTAAGGATGCTATCATGGTGGTGGTTGATCATTTTTCGAAGATGGCTCACCTTGTTGCTTGCCATAAGACCGATGATGCATCAAATGTTGCTGATTTGTACTATCGGGAAATTGTGAGATTGCACG CCTATAAACACAAGTTAAGTAAAAATAAGAAGCCGTGGGTGTTCGAGGTTGGAGACTTGGTTTGGGTGTATTTGAGAAAGGAGAAATTTCCAAGCAAGCGAAAGAACAAGCTCATGCCTAGAGCGGAAGGTCCTTACAAGGTTGTGGGTCGAGTCAACAACAATGCTTATAAGGTTGAAATTCCCGGTGATTATGGAGTGCACGCTACATTTAACGTTGGGGATCTCTCTCCTTACTTGGATGACGATGGCCTAGCTGGATTGAGGTCAATTCCTTTctaa